The following coding sequences are from one Panicum hallii strain FIL2 chromosome 5, PHallii_v3.1, whole genome shotgun sequence window:
- the LOC112892581 gene encoding transcriptional regulator IFH1-like translates to MTLFIKRFKKVMKKDGYFNKDKRRSKIKRKSCFGCGEVSHFIVDCPNPKNKNKSEKKEYGKGKKKYSGEAHLIQEWDSSEESSSDDECVATMAVEAHIIKSSLFEDLTDDEDDSTCFMAKGAKVDSKSNSNDDNDDTLDDNEHENMIKELGKKATSKIMKLMIEIKDKDETPEQQEEFIRLEREKTVGLEKSLSKERKSFKVQEDLLKAKINKILELEESLAKEKEKTAYELLDGKKPNVSYFSVFGSNCFILNKKPKSSKFAPKVDEGFLLGYASNAHGYRVFNNSSEYVEIACDVTFDESNGSQKEQVDLNDADNELPPQQAIESLEIGEMRPQEKNGQGASKDGPNTITAENSGDSGQTCGNSTGSEDSGQISGNSGDADEEALDQDKENEDDDPVQHQPQTPHPKSSLKCKT, encoded by the exons ATGACTTTGTTCATTAAGAGATTCAAGAAAGTCATGAAGAAGGATGGGTACTTCAACAAGGATAAgagaagaagcaagattaagagAAAGTCATGCTTTGGATGTGGGGAAGTTAGTCATTTCATTGTCGATTGCCCCAACCCAAAGAACAAGAACAAAAGCGAGAAGAAAGAATATGGCAAAGGGAAGAAGAAGTACtccggtgaagctcatcttaTTCAAGAGTGGGATTCAAGTGAAGAATCATCCTCCGATGATGAATGTGTGGCAACCATGGCCGTGGAAGCCCACATCATCAAGTCATCTCTCTTTGAAGACCTcactgatgatgaagatgactcCACTTGCTTCATGGCAAAAGGGGCAAAGGTAGATTCTAAATCCAACTCCAATGACGATAATGATGATACTCTTGATGATAATGAACATGAAAACATGATAAAGGAACTTGGTAAAAAGGCAACAAGTAAAATAATGAAGCTTATGATAGAGATAAAGGATAAGGATGAGACTCCTGAGCAGCAAGAAGAGTTTATTAGGCTTGAGCGAGAGAAAACCGTAGGCCTCGAGAAATCTCTTTCCAAAGAAAGGAAGAGTTTCAAGGTGCAAGAGGACTTGCTCAAAGCCAAAATTAACAAAATTCTTGAACTTGAGGAGTCTCTAGCTAAGGAGAAGGAAAAG ACTGCCTACGAGCTTCTAGatggtaaaaagcctaacgtgtcTTACTTTAGTGTTTTTGGAAGTAATTGCTTCATTCTCAACAAGAAGCCCAAAAGCTCTAAGTTTGCACcaaaagttgatgaaggttttcttcttggttatgcatcaaatgCTCATGGTTACCGTGTCTTCAATAATTCTTCTGAATATGTTGAAATTGCGTGtgatgtgacatttgatgaatctaacggCTCTCAAAAGGAGCAAGTTGATTTGAATGATGCAGATAATGAATTGCCACCTCAACAAGCCATTGAAAGCCTAGAAATTGGAGAAATGAGACCTCAAGAGAAGAATGGTCAAGGAGCTTCAAAAGATGGGCCAAATACCATTACTGCTGAAAACTCCGGAGACTCCGGCCAAACTTGTGGAAACTCCACAGGTTCTGAAGATTCTGGACAaatctccggaaactccggagatGCTGATGAAGAGGCCCTTGACCAAGACAAAGAAAATGAGGATGATGATCCCGTGCAACACCAACCTCAAACACCTCACCCCAAGAGTTCACTAAAGTGTAAAACGTGA